One Gammaproteobacteria bacterium genomic region harbors:
- a CDS encoding serine/threonine-protein kinase yields the protein MSEKSQRPTKIAKYEIKRRIGRGSMGVVYEAFDPFVQRTVAIKVAHSASDMDTATRQKLREGFFAEVYSAGRMHHPSVISVYDAGQENDLNYIVMEFVDGMTLQEYVTGDRVLTPNQVVDVIYQCAKGLDYVHREGIIHRDLKPGNIMLSNDGQVKIMDFSIAHVDVGFEGHDTEVQGSPMYMPPEQLSEEKRLVAQSDIYSLGAVMYALLAKKAPYKAGSLESLIYKISNLDPEPIMELNPEVPQHIAEIVEKAMQKIIYDRHETAYLLATELSNAFGRLRGVGERIDMQEKWKTLRYLAFFKDFSDDQITEVVNASEWTDFKKGEVIVTEGEQETAFFIIAKGGVEVVKNDKVVGLMKQGDCFGEIAFLTRQPRNATIVARTDVSLMRVSASLMEQASIETQLRYYRIFLENLIARLSQATDKLVEAEITITDP from the coding sequence ATGTCCGAGAAATCACAAAGACCAACCAAAATCGCCAAGTACGAAATCAAACGTCGCATCGGCCGGGGTTCGATGGGTGTTGTCTATGAAGCTTTCGATCCTTTCGTGCAGCGTACCGTTGCGATCAAGGTTGCCCATTCGGCCAGTGACATGGATACCGCTACCAGGCAAAAATTGCGCGAAGGTTTTTTTGCCGAAGTCTATAGCGCCGGACGCATGCACCATCCGTCGGTTATCAGCGTATATGATGCCGGACAGGAGAATGATCTCAACTATATCGTGATGGAATTCGTCGACGGGATGACGCTGCAGGAATACGTCACAGGAGACAGGGTACTGACCCCGAACCAGGTTGTCGATGTCATCTATCAATGCGCCAAGGGTCTCGATTACGTGCATCGCGAGGGCATCATCCATCGCGACCTGAAACCCGGCAACATCATGCTCAGCAATGATGGCCAGGTCAAAATAATGGATTTCAGTATCGCGCACGTCGATGTCGGTTTTGAAGGTCATGACACCGAAGTACAGGGATCGCCGATGTACATGCCTCCCGAGCAACTGTCCGAAGAAAAACGACTGGTGGCACAATCGGACATCTATTCACTGGGTGCCGTGATGTATGCGTTGTTAGCCAAAAAGGCCCCTTACAAGGCTGGCAGCCTGGAGTCCCTGATTTACAAAATCAGTAACCTCGATCCCGAACCGATCATGGAATTGAATCCCGAGGTACCCCAACACATCGCCGAAATTGTCGAGAAGGCGATGCAAAAAATCATTTACGATCGCCATGAAACAGCCTATCTGCTCGCCACCGAACTGAGCAATGCTTTTGGGCGGTTGCGCGGAGTTGGCGAACGCATCGATATGCAGGAAAAATGGAAGACGTTGCGATACCTCGCCTTTTTCAAGGATTTCAGTGATGATCAGATTACCGAGGTTGTCAATGCCAGCGAATGGACCGACTTCAAAAAAGGCGAGGTCATCGTGACCGAGGGAGAACAGGAAACGGCCTTTTTCATCATTGCCAAGGGTGGCGTCGAGGTGGTCAAGAATGACAAGGTCGTCGGCTTGATGAAACAGGGTGATTGTTTCGGTGAAATCGCTTTCCTGACACGACAGCCTCGCAATGCCACCATCGTCGCGCGTACCGATGTTTCATTGATGAGAGTGAGTGCTTCGTTAATGGAACAGGCATCCATCGAAACACAGTTGCGTTACTACCGCATCTTCCTGGAAAATCTGATCGCGCGTCTTTCCCAGGCAACTGATAAACTGGTCGAGGCTGAAATCACAATTACCGACCCATGA
- a CDS encoding UbiX family flavin prenyltransferase: MIPKVVTLAMTGASGAEYTLRLFECCLQKNIQVQFITSQPGQIVLGMETELKLSGSPQKMQQKLADYFNADPALISVYSKDQWTAPPASGSSVADAMVVCPCSMGSLASIAVGSSENLIHRAADVAIKERRTLILVPRETPFSSIHLENMLKLSRLGVVILPPNPGFYHGAKSVAELVDFIVARILDQLGIDNDLSPRWGN; this comes from the coding sequence ATGATCCCTAAAGTGGTTACTTTGGCGATGACCGGAGCATCCGGCGCCGAATATACATTACGATTGTTTGAATGTTGCCTGCAGAAAAATATACAGGTGCAATTTATCACCTCGCAGCCTGGGCAGATCGTACTGGGCATGGAGACCGAATTGAAGCTGAGTGGTTCTCCTCAAAAGATGCAGCAAAAGCTCGCTGACTATTTCAACGCCGATCCCGCATTGATCAGCGTTTACTCAAAGGATCAGTGGACGGCACCGCCAGCCAGCGGCTCCTCGGTTGCTGATGCGATGGTCGTCTGTCCATGCAGTATGGGTAGCCTTGCATCGATTGCGGTCGGCAGCAGCGAAAACCTGATTCATCGTGCAGCCGATGTCGCTATCAAGGAACGACGGACCTTGATCCTGGTACCGCGCGAAACACCTTTTTCCAGCATTCACCTCGAAAACATGCTTAAACTGTCTCGCCTCGGAGTCGTTATTTTGCCGCCCAACCCGGGCTTTTACCATGGTGCAAAATCCGTCGCCGAACTGGTTGATTTTATTGTCGCTCGCATACTCGACCAGCTCGGTATCGATAATGACCTGTCCCCGCGCTGGGGTAACTAA
- a CDS encoding LON peptidase substrate-binding domain-containing protein, whose amino-acid sequence MAEIPLFPLTTVLLPGNTLELKIFETRYLDMIASCMRENNPFGVVLIHNGDETVINAEIYSVGTTAIISDWENRADGLLGITALGVERFEILSTHTQQDGLTMAEVAILDEDSMPEMPEQFAYMLELLNHVSAHEGRIRDDDQSFCSILYQLIYQLPLEAALKQRLLEIPDCNDRAVILHAELIRLGVIQYIKPE is encoded by the coding sequence ATGGCTGAGATCCCACTGTTCCCCCTGACAACCGTCCTGTTGCCGGGAAATACGCTGGAACTTAAAATTTTTGAAACCCGATACCTCGACATGATCGCAAGCTGCATGCGCGAGAACAATCCCTTCGGCGTGGTACTGATTCACAACGGGGATGAAACCGTTATCAATGCAGAAATTTATTCGGTTGGCACGACTGCGATTATCAGCGACTGGGAAAATCGCGCCGACGGCCTGCTCGGAATTACCGCCCTGGGTGTCGAGCGTTTTGAAATACTATCCACCCATACTCAGCAGGACGGCCTGACAATGGCGGAAGTCGCGATACTGGATGAAGACAGCATGCCAGAAATGCCCGAGCAGTTTGCCTACATGCTCGAGCTGCTGAATCATGTCAGTGCACACGAGGGTCGAATTCGCGATGATGACCAGAGCTTTTGTTCGATTCTTTACCAGCTGATTTATCAGCTACCGCTGGAAGCGGCGTTGAAACAGCGCCTGCTGGAAATTCCGGACTGCAATGACCGTGCGGTCATTCTGCACGCCGAGCTCATAAGGCTCGGCGTAATCCAATACATCAAGCCCGAATAG
- a CDS encoding chalcone isomerase family protein: MKKFLVATCLCLFSALTTAAELSGVFIDDEIVSDDGQTLVLNGMGLREKLWVDVYVGSLYLPKKSRDVGEILSRPGPWRVQLDFVYKEVAREKLLEAWREGFEKNQSPETLKQLQTQIDQFYAYFDTSALKKDRYVIDYLPSQGIRISKNQQQLGLIPGEDFKNAVLEIWLGNYPASKKLKKGMLGL; encoded by the coding sequence ATGAAAAAATTTCTAGTTGCAACCTGCCTTTGTTTATTTAGCGCGTTAACTACTGCTGCAGAGCTCTCCGGAGTTTTCATCGACGACGAAATCGTTTCTGACGATGGCCAGACCCTCGTCCTCAACGGGATGGGCTTGCGCGAAAAATTATGGGTCGACGTGTACGTGGGTTCTCTCTACCTGCCGAAAAAGTCTCGCGATGTTGGTGAAATCCTGTCAAGACCGGGGCCCTGGCGCGTGCAGCTTGATTTCGTCTACAAGGAGGTGGCTCGTGAGAAATTGCTCGAGGCATGGCGTGAAGGCTTCGAGAAAAATCAAAGCCCTGAAACTCTGAAACAGCTACAGACGCAAATCGATCAATTCTATGCATACTTCGACACCAGCGCGCTTAAAAAGGATCGCTACGTAATCGATTACCTGCCGTCACAGGGAATTCGGATCAGCAAAAACCAGCAACAGCTGGGTTTGATACCGGGCGAGGATTTCAAGAATGCAGTGCTCGAAATATGGCTTGGTAATTACCCTGCTTCCAAGAAACTGAAAAAAGGCATGCTCGGCCTTTAG
- the hemL gene encoding glutamate-1-semialdehyde 2,1-aminomutase: MTNSEKLFEQAVEVIPGGVNSPVRAFAAVGGTPPFIDRAEGAYLVDVDGSRYIDYVGSWGPMICGHAHPEIIAAVTETVQKGLSFGAPSPLEVELAQRICELMPSIDLVRMTCSGTEATMSAIRLARGFTGRDKIIKFEGCYHGHADSLLIKAGSGALTLGVPSSPGVPAVLADHTITLEYNNSEQVEHAFSETGAEIACVIVEPIAGNMNCVLPADGFLQTLRECCDRSSSVLIFDEVMTGFRVGLGGAQARYDIAPDLTTLGKVIGGGMPVGAFGGKREIMQQIAPLGPVYQAGTLSGNPVAMAAGLKNLEIISRPGFFEDLTLRTEQLVHGILAAADANGIAMCANQAGAMFGLFFTDQPQVTRFSQVSDCDIDRFVKFFHGMLERGVYLAPSAYEAGFVSAMHGAAEIEQTVEAAASTFAEL; encoded by the coding sequence GGGACACCGCCATTCATAGACCGCGCCGAGGGCGCTTACCTGGTTGACGTCGACGGTAGCCGTTATATTGACTATGTCGGATCCTGGGGTCCGATGATATGCGGTCATGCGCATCCTGAAATCATCGCTGCGGTTACCGAGACCGTGCAGAAAGGACTGAGCTTTGGCGCACCGTCACCGCTCGAGGTAGAGCTGGCGCAGCGCATTTGTGAATTGATGCCGAGCATCGACCTGGTGCGCATGACCTGTTCTGGTACGGAAGCAACAATGAGCGCGATTCGGCTTGCGCGCGGTTTTACCGGGCGCGACAAGATCATCAAGTTCGAAGGCTGTTACCACGGGCATGCCGACTCCCTGCTGATCAAGGCCGGTTCGGGTGCGCTGACGCTCGGGGTGCCGAGTTCACCCGGTGTTCCAGCGGTACTTGCAGACCACACAATTACACTCGAATACAACAATAGCGAGCAGGTTGAGCATGCCTTTAGCGAGACTGGCGCCGAAATTGCCTGCGTTATTGTCGAACCCATTGCCGGCAATATGAACTGTGTCCTGCCAGCCGACGGCTTCTTGCAAACACTGCGCGAGTGTTGTGACCGATCTTCGAGCGTGCTGATATTCGATGAAGTCATGACCGGATTCCGGGTCGGGCTCGGGGGCGCACAGGCGCGCTACGATATTGCTCCCGACCTGACCACGCTGGGTAAAGTTATCGGCGGCGGGATGCCAGTCGGTGCCTTTGGTGGTAAACGGGAAATTATGCAACAGATAGCACCGTTGGGTCCCGTCTACCAGGCGGGTACCCTGTCGGGCAACCCGGTCGCGATGGCGGCTGGACTAAAGAATCTCGAAATCATTTCCCGGCCCGGGTTTTTCGAAGATCTAACCTTGCGAACCGAGCAGCTCGTACATGGAATTCTGGCAGCGGCGGATGCCAATGGTATCGCCATGTGTGCCAACCAGGCGGGTGCGATGTTCGGTCTGTTTTTTACCGACCAGCCGCAGGTCACGCGATTTAGCCAGGTGAGTGACTGCGATATTGATCGGTTCGTAAAGTTCTTTCATGGCATGCTGGAGCGTGGTGTTTACCTGGCCCCGTCAGCTTACGAAGCAGGTTTCGTCAGCGCGATGCACGGGGCCGCGGAAATCGAACAGACCGTGGAAGCCGCCGCGTCCACCTTTGCCGAGCTTTGA